In a single window of the Acidobacteriota bacterium genome:
- a CDS encoding N-acetylneuraminate synthase family protein — protein MSLKTLEIAGRQIGPGNPCYVIAEAGSNHNGSLDTAKELVDRAVEARADAIKFQAFKASQHYSKFTPNFTYLEEAGSDQTTFDLIRSLEIDREWHPELVEYCRQKGITFLSSPCDKDAVDQLAGLGMPAFKVASFDLPDLGLIRSIARYGRPIIMSTGLADFVDIQSAVRAAAEEGNDQVILLQCTSLYPAPPELSNLRAMDTMKRAFGGPVGYSDHTEGDHICLAAVALGASIVEKHFTLDRRMVGPDHSFAIEPQDLELMIRRIRDVESSFGDGMKDGPRPAEQEMFEKGRRSIHTTRDLRAGEVITHDALCVKRPGYGIAPRFIDSIVGLTLKKDLPADHWVRWDALK, from the coding sequence TTGTCTTTGAAAACGCTGGAAATCGCCGGACGACAAATTGGTCCTGGTAATCCTTGTTACGTGATCGCCGAGGCGGGCTCGAATCACAATGGAAGTCTCGATACGGCGAAAGAGTTGGTCGATCGAGCCGTAGAGGCCAGAGCTGATGCTATCAAGTTTCAGGCTTTCAAGGCATCGCAGCATTACTCGAAGTTCACCCCGAACTTCACATATCTCGAGGAGGCGGGCTCTGATCAGACAACTTTTGATCTGATTCGATCGCTTGAGATAGATCGGGAATGGCATCCAGAACTGGTTGAGTACTGCAGGCAGAAGGGAATTACCTTCCTCTCTTCTCCTTGCGACAAGGACGCCGTCGATCAGTTGGCGGGACTCGGGATGCCCGCCTTTAAAGTGGCCTCGTTCGATCTTCCAGATCTAGGTTTGATTCGCAGTATAGCTCGGTACGGAAGGCCGATCATCATGTCTACTGGCCTGGCGGATTTCGTCGATATCCAATCAGCCGTTCGCGCTGCGGCAGAGGAAGGTAACGATCAGGTGATTCTTCTGCAGTGCACCTCGCTATACCCGGCTCCACCGGAGTTATCGAATCTGCGTGCAATGGACACTATGAAGCGCGCTTTTGGCGGTCCGGTGGGTTACTCCGATCATACCGAGGGAGATCATATTTGCTTGGCGGCTGTAGCACTTGGCGCCAGTATAGTCGAGAAGCACTTTACGCTCGACAGACGAATGGTTGGCCCCGATCACTCTTTTGCAATTGAGCCACAGGATCTGGAACTCATGATCCGTCGCATCAGAGACGTTGAGTCCTCATTTGGGGACGGGATGAAGGATGGGCCGCGCCCGGCAGAACAGGAAATGTTCGAGAAGGGACGACGAAGTATTCATACGACGCGAGATCTTAGGGCGGGGGAGGTCATCACGCATGATGCACTCTGCGTAAAGCGCCCGGGTTATGGCATCGCCCCACGTTTCATCGATTCTATTGTTGGATTGACTCTAAAGAAAGATCTTCCGGCTGATCACTGGGTGAGATGGGACGCCCTAAAGTGA
- the pseG gene encoding UDP-2,4-diacetamido-2,4,6-trideoxy-beta-L-altropyranose hydrolase: MARSNGRSRGGGSSDAGKAQGVRIGFRVDASIGMGTGHLVRCRTLAQQLRRRGAEVQFICRAHPGALPELVARDGIPVTLLPPPSSRSDVGDDYADWLGVSQQQDATETIAAIGRQKLDWLVVDHYGIDSEWENAVRSSANRIMAIDDLANRQHTSDILLDQNYSADGSARYADLVSSECRLFLGPRYALLQSQYSACRFSAQHRQEEVRRVLVYFGGSDIADFTAMALNALDSEEFRHLDVDVVVGANYAFFDQTRRLIARRPNVRLHGPRPHLADLMATADIAIGAGGATTWERMCLGVPSIVISLAENQERSCEALATDGLIEYLGSAESVTDTSLAESLRRMCGNPEGREKQSERSRLLVDGLGTMRMAEALFPSSVVDLRIRPAVEREEHKTQLFCSDVSTFELEAGNLAVGQISFTQKTGNEEVEVDCAIDALVQEQSWSDRLLELGIRAFNARQPIVLDPETKDGLIQAAPPFLRSLSVWNQKSERQFSIVILSDNNSWINKMLPRLIRSWIDEGHRVLWVHDVQRVRSADVCFCLSFSQIVPIGVRDLFSHTLVVHESDLPHGKGWSPLTWSILEGRDKVAVTLIEAADKVDSGVIYAQRWIDFEGHELVHELREVQAAATFELCKTFLNDYPSIVRNACEQSGEESFYPRRRPRDSRLHADQTLQQQFSLLRVVDNERYPAFFELNGFRYTLRINKIE; encoded by the coding sequence ATGGCGCGGAGCAACGGTCGGAGTAGAGGCGGCGGAAGCTCTGATGCTGGGAAGGCTCAAGGCGTGAGGATAGGTTTTCGGGTCGATGCATCTATCGGGATGGGAACTGGACACCTCGTACGCTGCCGCACACTGGCGCAGCAGCTGCGACGGCGGGGTGCCGAGGTGCAGTTCATCTGTCGTGCACACCCGGGAGCGCTTCCGGAACTCGTAGCCCGCGACGGCATCCCGGTGACGTTGCTGCCTCCACCGAGCTCTCGAAGCGATGTGGGTGACGACTATGCAGATTGGCTTGGTGTGTCGCAGCAGCAGGACGCGACAGAGACTATCGCTGCCATAGGACGGCAAAAGCTCGATTGGCTGGTCGTGGACCATTACGGGATCGATTCCGAATGGGAAAATGCCGTACGGTCGAGTGCGAACAGGATCATGGCGATCGACGATTTGGCTAACCGGCAGCACACATCCGACATTCTTTTAGATCAAAACTATTCAGCGGATGGCTCCGCACGTTACGCAGATCTCGTTTCCTCAGAATGCAGGCTGTTTCTGGGGCCTCGCTACGCCTTGCTGCAGTCACAGTATTCGGCATGCCGCTTTTCGGCTCAGCATCGACAAGAAGAGGTTCGCCGCGTACTTGTGTATTTCGGAGGGTCCGACATCGCAGATTTCACAGCAATGGCGTTGAATGCCCTTGACAGTGAAGAATTCAGGCATCTTGACGTCGATGTCGTGGTAGGTGCGAATTATGCCTTTTTCGATCAGACTCGGCGACTCATTGCACGGAGACCAAACGTTCGACTTCATGGGCCACGTCCGCATCTCGCAGATTTAATGGCGACCGCTGATATTGCGATTGGAGCTGGCGGAGCCACGACTTGGGAGCGGATGTGCCTCGGCGTGCCTTCTATAGTTATCAGTCTGGCCGAGAACCAAGAGCGATCTTGTGAAGCGCTAGCAACCGACGGGCTCATCGAGTACCTAGGGTCCGCAGAGAGCGTGACTGATACGAGTCTGGCGGAGAGTCTCAGGAGGATGTGCGGAAATCCTGAGGGTCGGGAGAAGCAGAGTGAACGATCCCGACTACTCGTGGACGGCCTGGGAACGATGCGCATGGCAGAAGCCCTTTTCCCCAGTTCGGTTGTTGACTTGCGAATACGTCCGGCAGTGGAAAGGGAGGAGCATAAGACGCAATTGTTTTGCTCCGACGTTTCGACGTTCGAGCTGGAGGCCGGAAATCTCGCAGTTGGTCAGATTTCGTTCACTCAAAAGACCGGGAATGAAGAGGTAGAGGTAGATTGCGCAATCGATGCGCTGGTTCAAGAGCAAAGCTGGTCCGATCGCTTGCTGGAGCTAGGGATTCGAGCCTTCAATGCGCGGCAGCCTATCGTTCTGGATCCTGAGACAAAGGATGGCCTTATTCAGGCGGCTCCGCCCTTTTTGCGGTCACTTTCTGTATGGAACCAGAAGTCTGAGCGGCAGTTTTCCATAGTCATACTTTCCGACAACAATAGTTGGATCAACAAAATGTTGCCACGCCTGATCCGTTCATGGATCGATGAAGGACATCGGGTTCTGTGGGTCCATGATGTTCAGAGGGTGCGGAGTGCAGATGTCTGCTTCTGTTTGAGCTTTAGCCAGATTGTTCCCATCGGTGTGCGGGATCTCTTTTCCCACACCCTGGTCGTTCATGAGAGTGATCTCCCCCACGGTAAGGGATGGTCGCCCCTGACGTGGAGTATTCTGGAGGGCAGGGATAAGGTCGCCGTCACATTGATCGAGGCTGCCGATAAGGTCGATAGCGGCGTCATATATGCGCAGCGGTGGATCGATTTCGAAGGACATGAGCTTGTGCACGAGCTTCGTGAAGTTCAGGCTGCCGCTACCTTTGAATTGTGCAAGACGTTTCTCAATGATTACCCCTCTATTGTTCGTAATGCGTGCGAACAAAGTGGCGAAGAGAGTTTTTATCCGCGGCGTCGCCCACGGGACAGCAGGTTGCACGCGGATCAAACTTTGCAGCAGCAATTTAGTCTCCTGCGTGTGGTGGACAACGAGCGATATCCGGCCTTCTTCGAACTGAACGGATTCAGATATACGCTAAGGATCAACAAGATTGAATAG
- a CDS encoding PIG-L family deacetylase: MAGSVLVVAAHPDDDILGCGGAMAKYVDSGMEVRVSFLADGVSARADDGVLMEDERQARHEAAEAACAILGTERPTFSDLPDNQLDRVPLLQVTKIIERLIKEHEPETVLTHHAGDLNIDHRVVHQAVVTACRPQSDHPVKTLLFFEVPSSTEWQTAGTAPPFLPNWFEDISSTLERKLRALQEYGAELREWPHPRSLQAVEMLARWRGATVGVEAAEALMLGRLKA; this comes from the coding sequence ATAGCAGGAAGTGTGCTAGTTGTAGCCGCACATCCCGACGATGACATTCTGGGTTGTGGAGGGGCCATGGCGAAGTACGTGGATAGCGGTATGGAGGTCCGAGTTTCCTTTCTTGCCGATGGAGTCAGCGCGCGGGCTGACGATGGCGTACTAATGGAGGACGAGCGACAGGCCAGGCACGAGGCCGCTGAGGCCGCATGCGCCATCCTGGGCACTGAACGGCCGACGTTCAGCGACTTACCTGACAACCAACTGGATCGAGTTCCACTCCTTCAAGTGACCAAGATCATTGAGCGGCTGATCAAAGAGCACGAGCCTGAGACGGTATTGACCCACCATGCCGGAGATCTTAATATCGATCACAGGGTCGTCCATCAGGCGGTAGTCACGGCATGTAGGCCTCAGTCGGACCATCCGGTGAAGACGCTGCTCTTCTTCGAAGTACCGTCGAGTACGGAGTGGCAGACAGCCGGGACGGCGCCTCCCTTTCTGCCGAACTGGTTCGAAGATATCTCGAGTACTCTTGAGAGGAAGCTGCGCGCGCTTCAGGAGTATGGGGCCGAGTTGCGCGAGTGGCCCCATCCCCGCTCATTGCAGGCCGTTGAGATGCTCGCCCGATGGCGCGGAGCAACGGTCGGAGTAGAGGCGGCGGAAGCTCTGATGCTGGGAAGGCTCAAGGCGTGA